In Aquimarina spinulae, a single window of DNA contains:
- a CDS encoding imm11 family protein has translation MYYCLCNPGAMTTYVESINETQDSLIRGRKIDEDYEDLPYVYTYDEPDDHPLLNIMGNDTIEKIGLSGLLEECGEDHLWEFFETECIMSKKMYTVLRDCGVDNIQVLPLQFINKNTNEVRKDYIVFNILGLVSCTRKSESDTLPSGEDFYEFAGSLIDPKKTNGALIFRKEISQGGGIFIHEKVADALKEHNIKGINVIPTRKWQREP, from the coding sequence ATGTACTATTGTTTATGTAACCCGGGAGCGATGACCACTTATGTCGAATCCATAAATGAAACACAGGATAGTTTGATTAGGGGTCGTAAGATTGATGAAGATTATGAAGATTTACCGTATGTGTATACATATGATGAGCCAGATGATCACCCTCTTCTTAATATTATGGGAAATGATACTATAGAAAAAATAGGGTTGAGTGGTTTATTAGAAGAATGTGGAGAGGATCATCTTTGGGAATTTTTTGAAACAGAGTGTATCATGAGCAAGAAAATGTATACTGTTCTTCGGGATTGTGGTGTAGATAATATTCAGGTATTACCACTTCAATTTATCAATAAAAACACAAATGAGGTACGAAAAGACTATATTGTTTTTAATATTCTAGGATTAGTTTCTTGTACAAGAAAAAGTGAATCAGATACATTACCATCAGGAGAAGATTTTTATGAATTTGCGGGCTCATTAATTGATCCCAAAAAGACAAATGGAGCCTTGATTTTTCGTAAAGAGATCTCGCAAGGAGGAGGAATTTTTATTCATGAAAAAGTAGCCGATGCATTAAAAGAACATAATATAAAAGGGATTAATGTAATCCCAACAAGAAAATGGCAAAGAGAACCTTAA
- a CDS encoding imm11 family protein → MAYYRIISPDGGMNIMMKRDSHREIYHTSGVSIHEKKIELPFKIKMFAGEESGYDQYDPDFEGEYIQPSIEERLVDYYSESSLMTSALINALRDAGVDNLQIFPIEIEDAFTGEVLNFKYALVNIIGLVSCADLESSEHLPFGSGYYFHKIKIDEEKVKGLSMFRLAESHLEIIVNEKVAKVINSGKFTGITAEPCN, encoded by the coding sequence ATGGCATATTATAGAATTATTTCGCCCGATGGTGGCATGAATATTATGATGAAACGTGATTCACATCGAGAAATATATCATACCAGTGGTGTTTCTATTCATGAAAAGAAAATAGAACTCCCTTTTAAAATTAAAATGTTTGCAGGAGAAGAATCGGGTTATGATCAATATGACCCTGATTTTGAAGGAGAATATATACAACCTTCTATAGAAGAAAGACTAGTAGATTATTATAGTGAATCTTCCTTAATGACTTCGGCATTAATTAATGCGTTGAGAGATGCAGGAGTTGATAATTTACAAATCTTTCCTATAGAAATAGAAGATGCATTTACAGGAGAAGTGCTAAACTTTAAATATGCTCTTGTAAATATAATAGGACTTGTTTCTTGTGCCGATCTAGAATCATCAGAACATTTACCTTTTGGTAGTGGGTATTACTTTCATAAAATAAAAATTGATGAAGAAAAGGTAAAAGGGTTATCTATGTTCAGACTTGCCGAATCACATCTTGAAATCATAGTTAATGAGAAAGTAGCCAAAGTAATTAATAGTGGAAAATTTACCGGTATTACAGCAGAACCCTGTAATTAG